From Brassica oleracea var. oleracea cultivar TO1000 chromosome C3, BOL, whole genome shotgun sequence, a single genomic window includes:
- the LOC106328588 gene encoding LOW QUALITY PROTEIN: armadillo repeat-containing protein 4-like (The sequence of the model RefSeq protein was modified relative to this genomic sequence to represent the inferred CDS: deleted 1 base in 1 codon): MASSETERSTRGSQNPDWETDFNRFEQAISSSSAPIRVRYVMKLSESANRIPESILSRAIPILARLLGVSGDPSRSVQSAAAHCLKRIACIGGEESGFAVKMGRCGVIACLLGLLFEANGNDIALRRIWVKCLWSLVTFGSSIRIGLARLGGLGLLWALSGYRHSVSVIRDSGAIPLLVEILKDGSVEFRERVCGAISQLSYNEDDREAFSDSGMIPILIDWLGDESEELRDNAAEALVNFSEDQQYYGRLRVAMGHPVFRNMQSKLARIRASHELMVIRSMTRVTIEPLARDQDLL; encoded by the exons ATGGCTTCTTCAGAAACGGAGAGAAGCACCAGAGGTTCTCAAAATCCAGACTGGGAAACCGACTTTAACCGCTTCGAACAGGCGATTTCGTCTTCTTCGGCTCCGATTCGTGTAAGATACGTCATGAAGCTATCAGAATCAGCGAATCGAATCCCGGAGAGTATTCTCTCCCGCGCCATCCCAATCCTCGCCCGTCTCCTCGGCGTCTCCGGTGATCCCAGCCGTTCAGTCCAATCCGCCGCCGCGCATTGCTTGAAACGCATCGCATGTATCGGCGGCGAAGAGAGCGGGTTCGCGGTGAAGATGGGGAGGTGCGGCGTGATCGCTTGCTTGCTAGGTCTCCTATTCGAAGCGAATGGTAACGATATCGCGTTACGAAGGATTTGGGTGAAGTGTTTGTGGAGTTTAGTTACTTTCGGATCTTCGATTCGAATCGGATTAGCCAGGTTAGGTGGTTTAG GATTGTTGTGGGCTCTTTCGGGTTATAGGCATTCTGTATCTGTTATTAGAGACTCTGGTGCGATTCCTTTGCTGGTCGAGATTTTGAAAGATGGGTCTGTTGAGTTCAGGGAGAGGGTTTGTGGAGCTATTTCTCAGCTCAGTTACAACGAAGACGACCGTGAGGCTTTTTCTGATTCCGGTATGATACCGATTCTGATTGATTGGTTGGGAGATGAGTCGGAAGAGCTTAGGGATAATGCAGCCGAGGCACTTGTTAATTTCTCCGAAGACCAACAGTATTATGGTAGATTGCGTGTGGCTATGGGGCATCCTGTGTTTCGGAATATGCAGAGTAAACTTGCTAGAATCCGAGCTTCTCATGAGCTGATGGTGATTAGGTCAATGACAAGGGTTACAATTGAACCTCTTGCTCGGGATCAAGATCTTCTTTGA
- the LOC106332340 gene encoding geranylgeranyl pyrophosphate synthase 10, mitochondrial-like, with the protein MGTKEALVYTLICFLLSLLLLFWRFLWLSYIAVTSTTQLTSHHNPSTSHSLTSESDESEFMAYMLRKSKSVNKALDGAVPLCEPVLKIREAMRYTLLSNGKRVRPMLCLAACELVGGHESTAMSFACALEMIHASSIILDDLPCMDDDSLRRGKPTNHKVFGEDSAVLASVALIGLAVKQTSSSPDVPPERVLRAVQVMMRAVGTEGLVAGQAEDLAGEGMSFEENEAALEHLEFIHIHKTASLLEAAAVVGAIMGGGSDEEIERLGKYARCVGLMFQVVDDVLDVTKSSEELGKTAGKDVMAGKLTYPKVMGVEKSREYAERLNREAREHLRGFDSDKAAPLLFLADYIVNRQN; encoded by the coding sequence ATGGGAACTAAAGAAGCTCTTGTTTACACTCTCATCTGCTTCCTTCTCTCTCTGCTACTCTTGTTTTGGAGATTCCTATGGCTCTCTTACATTGCTGTCACATCTACGACACAGCTAACCAGCCACCATAATCCCTCGACCAGCCATTCTCTGACCTCTGAAAGCGACGAATCTGAGTTTATGGCCTATATGCTCCGTAAGTCTAAGTCCGTCAACAAGGCACTAGACGGCGCCGTTCCACTTTGCGAGCCAGTACTCAAGATCCGTGAGGCCATGAGGTATACGCTTCTCTCCAACGGCAAACGCGTAAGACCAATGCTTTGTTTGGCTGCATGCGAGCTCGTTGGCGGCCATGAGTCAACCGCAATGTCTTTTGCGTGTGCACTTGAGATGATCCACGCGTCGTCTATCATCTTAGACGACCTCCCTTGCATGGACGACGACAGCCTCCGCCGCGGAAAACCCACCAACCATAAAGTATTTGGCGAGGATAGCGCCGTTTTGGCCTCTGTTGCGCTCATAGGTTTGGCCGTCAAACAAACCTCTTCATCCCCGGATGTTCCTCCAGAGAGAGTTCTCCGGGCGGTTCAGGTGATGATGCGAGCGGTGGGAACAGAAGGACTCGTTGCGGGACAAGCGGAGGATCTTGCCGGAGAAGGGATGAGCTTCGAGGAAAATGAAGCGGCGCTGGAACATCTTGAGTTTATACATATTCATAAAACGGCGTCGCTGCTTGAAGCTGCTGCGGTGGTGGGAGCCATAATGGGAGGTGGCTCTGATGAGGAGATTGAAAGGCTTGGGAAATACGCGAGGTGCGTTGGGCTGATGTTTCAAGTGGTGGATGATGTGCTCGACGTGACTAAGTCGTCAGAGGAGCTGGGGAAAACCGCAGGTAAAGATGTGATGGCTGGGAAGCTGACGTATCCGAAAGTGATGGGAGTGGAGAAGTCGAGAGAGTATGCAGAGAGGTTGAACAGAGAAGCGAGAGAGCATCTTCGTGGGTTTGATTCAGACAAGGCAGCTCCTCTGTTGTTTCTGGCTGATTACATTGTCAACAGACAAAACTGA
- the LOC106332806 gene encoding mitogen-activated protein kinase 8-like: MVSLHLLLFLLTQTISKLEFDFERKKLNKDDVRELIYREILEYHPQMLEEYKRDGDQLSFMYPSGVDRFKRQFAHLEENQGKPGAGAGGGRSTAMHRHHASLPRERVPAQSGETAEESSDVERRAAAAVASTLESEEPDNGGGYSARSLMKSSSISGSKCIGVQSKTDKEDTIAEEGDGESVAELTDRVASLRNS; this comes from the exons ATGGTTTCGTTACATCTCCTTCTTTTCCTCCTCACACAGACAATATCAAAGCTTGAGTTTGATTTTGAGAGAAAGAAGTTGAACAAAGATGATGTCAGAGAATTAATCTACCGAGAG ATATTGGAGTATCATCCTCAGATGCTGGAGGAATACAAGCGCGATGGTGATCAGCTTAGCTTCATGTACCCTAG TGGGGTTGATCGATTCAAGAGGCAGTTTGCTCACCTTGAAGAGAATCAAGGTAAACCAGGGGCAGGAGCAGGAGGAGGAAGAAGTACTGCAATGCATAGACACCATGCTTCCTTGCCAAG AGAGAGAGTTCCTGCTCAGAGTGGTGAGACTGCAGAAGAAAGCAGTGATGTTGAGAGAAGAGCAGCAGCTGCTGTGGCTTCAACTTTGGAATCTGAGGAACCAGACAATGGAGGAGGTTACAGTGCTCGTAGCCTCATGAAGAGTTCGAGCATCAGCGGTTCTAAATGCATTGGTGTCCAATCTAAAACCGACAAAGAG GACACCATAGCTGAGGAAGGAGATGGTGAATCAGTGGCGGAGCTTACTGATAGAGTTGCTTCTCTTCGTAATTCTTAA
- the LOC106328222 gene encoding kinesin-like protein KIN12B — translation MADSRWSFLPKSVSAHLNPRSDIENAPPNIPDPRTKSISKSPAPRSQIDRRGQVSATRRTALKSRSEVEEASNHPHVKVVVRIRPTKEYCWTVKKLSDDSYSVRDRKFTFDSVLDSIHNQEDVFQQIGVPLVRDALSGYNTSVLSYGQNGSGKTYTMWGPAGSMLEDPSPKGEQGLAPRIFQMLFTEIEREKMNSDVNYQCRCSFLEIYNGQISDLIDQTQRNLKIKNDAKNGTYVENLTAEYVDSYEDVAQILMKGLSSRKVGATSTSFQSSRSHVILSFIIESWSKGASTRCFNTTRTSRINLVDLAGVGTNVRDATKHCVEEEKFLKKSLSELGHVVDALAKNDHPGISDRSLHKTSCLTHLLQESLGGNSKLTILCNIFPSDKNTKRTMSTLRFGERAKSMGNKPLINEISEEDVNDLSDQIRLLKEELIRAKADCHSVGSKDNHLGGKSARENLNQLRVSLNRSLMLPKIDFDEEDITVDEDDVKELHQQIKSFRGSFSEKQKKLPVYRESVSSSFVTAFGESELMDDDEIFSEEVEAEEKDLDESFKECDVDSAATITKSTEKSRIKEFASANNMSINPCRQSLILQEPIQSESPKIRNSLRKSIALSSSCLRNQNSLAQSIKSSCLAESHIRASLRGSKIFTGSTESLAASLRRGLDVIENPASNRCSVSLSSDNLTMQHSKEILQDDDQLPRSPLCPSCRQKSDTLLNVVEGDGHHQTEGLTEKQQELENLCTEQAAKIERLTRLVEQHKHQTVNETEQLVGASNGEQFSSANKNQLLSSNDVVESIKTNFDIGEKEALLKEIEDLKTKLQKPVTMSTNELRSSLLARSFQLCNKNSEEDIEEERLRCTEMESEWISLTDELRVEIETQRSRADKAEGQLKQEKLSTEELEDALRRAVLGHARFVEHYTELQEKYNDLGSRYKATGEWITELKKAVAKAGKKGCGSRFAKSLATELSALRVERERERDFLKKENVSLKIQLRDTAEAVHTAGEVLVRLREAEQSASAAEEKFNEVEEENEKLKKKMEKLKRRHKLEMATLKQSLKQNTLPESALQPLHQRNLEIEEGM, via the exons ATGGCGGATTCAAGATGGAGCTTCCTTCCCAAATCCGTATCCGCACACTTGAACCCTAGATCCGACATCGAGAACGCACCTCCGAACATCCCTGACCCGAGAACTAAATCAATTTCAAAATCACCGGCTCCCAGGAGTCAGATCGACCGGCGAGGCCAAGTGTCAGCGACTCGG CGAACGGCGTTGAAATCTCGCAGTGAAGTGGAGGAAGCTTCGAATCATCCACATGTGAAGGTTGTGGTGAGGATTAGACCTACGAAAGAGTATTGCTGGACCGTTAAAAAGCTTTCCGATGATTCTTATTCCGTTAGGGATCGCAAGTTTACTTTCGACTCTGTTCTCGACTCCATTCATAATCAG GAGGATGTGTTTCAGCAAATAGGTGTTCCTTTGGTGAGGGATGCATTATCAGGTTACAACACTAGTGTCCTATCATATGGACAG AATGGAAGCGGGAAGACATACACAATGTGGGGTCCAGCAGGTTCAATGCTGGAAGATCCTTCTCCTAAAGGCGAGCAAGGACTCGCGCCTCGTATCTTTCAGATGTTGTTTACTGAAATCGAGAGA GAGAAGATGAACTCCGATGTAAACTATCAGTGCCGTTGTTCTTTTCTTGAG ATATACAATGGACAAATCAGTGATTTGATCGATCAAACCCAAAGAAACCTTAAG ATAAAGAATGACGCAAAGAATGGTACTTATGTTGAAAACTTGACTGCGGAATATGTGGATAGCTACGAGGATGTTGCTCAAATACTGATGAAG GGCCTGTCAAGCAGAAAAGTTGGAGCCACTAGCACAAGTTTTCAAAGTTCTAGATCACATGTCATACTTTCTTTCATTATCGAGTCCTGGAGCAAG GGAGCTTCAACAAGGTGTTTCAATACCACCAGAACAAGCAGGATCAACCTTGTTGATCTTGCTGGAGTGGGAACAAATGTACGTGATGCTACTAAACACTGTGTGGAGGAAGAGAAATTCTTAAAGAAGTCCCTATCCGAGCTCGG ACATGTTGTGGATGCTCTAGCTAAAAACGACCACCCTGGAATATCTGACCGCAGTCTTCATAAAACCTCTTGCTTGACGCATTTATTGCAAGAATCGCTTGGTGGCAATTCAAAACTCACTATCCTGTGCAACATTTTTCCAAGCGACAA AAACACAAAAAGAACAATGAGCACCCTTCGATTTGGTGAACGAGCTAAATCTATGGGAAACAAACCACTGATAAATGAGATCTCAGAAGAAGATGTGAATGATTTGAGTGATCAGATTCGTCTTCTAAAG GAAGAACTTATAAGAGCCAAAGCTGATTGTCACTCTGTTGGGAGTAAAGATAATCATCTTGGAGGAAAGAGTGCACGCGAAAATTTGAATCAACTAAGAGTTAGTCTTAACCGGTCTCTAATGCTGCCAAAAATTGATTTTGACGAAGAAGACATAACGGTTGATGAGGATGATGTAAAGGAACTCCATCAGCAAATCAAGTCCTTCCGTGGTTCATTCAGTGAGAAACAAAAGAAGCTCCCTGTCTACAGAGAGTCAGTCAGCTCTTCCTTTGTTACAGCATTCGGTGAATCAGAGCTAATGGATGATGATGAGATTTTTTCAGAAGAAGTAGAAGCTGAAGAGAAAGATTTGGATGAATCTTTCAAAGAATGTGACGTCGACAGTGCTGCAACAATCACCAAATCAACCGAGAAATCCAGGATAAAGGAATTTGCATCGGCAAACAACATGTCAATAAATCCTTGCCGTCAATCTTTAATCTTGCAAGAACCAATCCAGTCAGAGTCTCCTAAAATCAGAAACTCTTTAAGGAAGAGCATAGCTCTTTCTTCCTCATGTCTCAGGAATCAGAATAGCCTGGCACAGAGCATAAAGTCCTCGTGTCTTGCGGAGAGCCATATCAGGGCATCTTTACGTGGAAGCAAGATATTCACAGGTTCTACAGAATCTCTAGCTGCAAGTCTGCGGAGAGGCTTGGATGTTATTGAAAATCCTGCATCAAACCGATGCTCGGTTTCCTTGTCTTCTGATAACTTGACCATGCAACATTCCAAGGAGATACTGCAGGATGATGATCAACTACCTCGTTCACCACTCTGTCCTTCCTGCAGACAGAAATCTGATACATTATTAAATGTTGTTGAGGGA GATGGACATCATCAAACGGAAGGGCTTACTGAGAAGCAGCAAGAGCTCGAAAATCTGTGCACAGAGCAAGCAGCCAAGATTGAGCGACTAACTCGCCTG GTGGAGCAACACAAACATCAAACTGTGAATGAAACAGAACAGCTTGTGGGAGCAAGTAACGGAGAACAGTTTTCTTCAGCAAACAAAAATCAG CTTCTTAGCTCTAATGATGTTGTTGAGTCCATAAAGACAAACTTTGATATTGGCGAGAAGGAGGCATTACTCAAAGAAATTGAAGATCTGAAAACCAAATTGCAGAAACCTGTGACCATGTCCACCAACGAACTGAGATCATCTTTGTTGGCCCGTTCGTTTCAACTATGCAACAAGAATTCTGAGGAAGATATCGAGGAAGAACGACTTAGGTGCACAGAAATGGAGAGCGAGTGGATATCATTGACAGACGAACTCAGAGTTGAGATTGAAACACAACGCTCACGCGCAGATAAAGCTGAAGGACAGCTTAAACAAGAGAAACTATCTACTGAGGAGTTAGAGGATGCACTTCGAAGAGCTGTTCTTGGTCATGCCAGGTTTGTTGAGCACTACACAGAGCTACAAGAGAAGTACAACGACTTAGGATCAAGGTATAAAGCAACGGGAGAATGGATAACAGAGTTGAAGAAGGCAGTGGCAAAGGCTGGGAAAAAAGGTTGCGGTTCTCGTTTCGCTAAATCACTTGCTACTGAGCTCTCAGCGCTTCGAGTAGAAAGAGAGAGAGAAAGGGATTTTTTGAAGAAGGAGAACGTGAGCCTTAAGATTCAACTGAGGGATACTGCTGAAGCTGTTCATACTGCTGGAGAAGTTCTTGTTAGGCTCAGAGAAGCCGAACAATCAGCATCAGCTGCTGAG GAAAAGTTTAATGAGGTGGAAGAAGAAAACGAGAAGCTAAAGAAGAAAATGGAAAAGCTGAAGAGGAGACACAAGTTAGAAATGGCAACACTCAAACAGAGTCTAAAGCAAAACACACTGCCAGAATCTGCATTGCAGCCACTGCATCAGAGGAACTTGGAGATTGAAGAAGGTATGTAG
- the LOC106330314 gene encoding glutathione S-transferase T3-like: MDNTGGYVNLMYSQCSIDLDSPEPVWLGSQAPEPVVESGQPVVGSGEPVVDSAINSRRKWTPQEDKILIGAWLNTSKDPVVGNEQRAGKFWQRIIEYYNASPQLVGRIPREIIPAKQRWGRINDQVSKFVGCYDHAMSEQRSGQNDDDLMKAALDYFFNDQGHKFGLEHTWRELRHDQKWCSTIVDKDGGKEKRKLVLEVDTDEEVGQQEGRPIGVKAAKAATKKKKSGSTVGHVNQVTGAFGVVKPSHGFFFSLYVL, encoded by the exons ATGGATAACACCGGTGGTTATGTTAACCTCATGTATAGTCAATGTTCTATAGACCTTGATTCACCCGAACCAGTTTGGCTCGGTAGCCAAGCTCCTGAGCCTGTTGTCGAGTCTGGTCAGCCTGTTGTCGGGTCTGGTGAGCCTGTTGTCGACTCTGCTATCAACAGCCGGAGGAAATGGACACCGCAAGAGGATAAAATACTTATTGGTGCCTGGCTCAACACCAGTAAAGATCCAGTGGTGGGCAATGAGCAGAGAGCTGGTAAGTTCTGGCAGAGGATTATCGAGTACTACAATGCAAGCCCTCAACTTGTCGGGAGAATACCGAGAGAGATTATTCCGGCCAAGCAGAGGTGGGGTAGGATTAACGATCAAGTCTCCAAGTTCGTTGGTTGCTATGACCACGCTATGAGTGAGCAGAGAAGTGGTCAAAATGATGATGATCTCATGAAAGCTGCACTAGACTACTTCTTCAATGATCAAGGCCACAAGTTCGGTCTGGAACACACCTGGAGGGAGCTGAGGCATGACCAGAAATGGTGCTCCACTATTGTCGATAAAGACGGTGGGAAGGAAAAGCGGAAGCTAGTCTTGGAGGTTGATACAGACGAGGAAGTGGGACAACAAGAGGGGAGACCGATCGGGGTCAAGGCTGCGAAAGCAGCTACAAAGAAGAAGAAGAGTG GTTCAACAGTAGGACATGTGAACCAAGTCACGGGTGCATTTGGAGTTGTGAAACCAAGTCACGGGTTCTTCTTTTCACTTTATGTTCTATAA